Below is a genomic region from Rhodococcus sp. WMMA185.
GCCCACATTTCTGCTGAGCTCGTGGATGGGCGCCTATGTCGTCGCGAGCGCGACCGACGCATTCGACGATCTGCCTCGCCGAATCGAGCGGGTTTGGTACCTCATACTTCCTGGCCTGGTGGACGGATCGAAATTGGCGTACTTCAGGCAGTTCGCCTCTCGCCGTTTGTTGCGCTAGCGAATAAGTTTCGATACTAATAGACACGATCCGGCGTATTAACAAACTTCTGGTATGTATTTCACGCAGTGACGCATCTCTTTGATTTTTTCCGTGAATCGGAGTGCAGGGTCTCGGCTGGGGCCAACCATGGAGTCGGACATTGCGAAATCAATGTCGCAAACTGTAAACAGTCGACGATGCGGGCGATGCTTGAGTGAAATTCCGTCCCCGAATTGTTTGGGGCGGATGCCAAATGCCATTGCGTGGCCGATTTGTCGATGACGTCGGAGGATGCCCGATGCCGCCTTGCATTGTCGAACGCGACGAGAGGTTGGGTGGCGGGCTCGCCTGCGATGGCCCCAGACGCGCATTGGAAAAGGCGGGCGACGAATCCCCCTAGGGGACTGGTCCGCACTTCTTCGGGGGCGTTCTCGTCCGGGTACCTGCAGGGTGTGTTGCCGCGTTCGCGCCGGCGGATGCTCGCGTCTGACTCGGTCGAAGACGAGTGGATCCCAGCCGAGCCGGCCGAGGAGCCGCATCAAGCCCTCCTATGCACGCGTCAATACAGAGAAGATCGAAGCCTTCCACGCTCCGAGTAACGTCGAACCCGTATTTCTCTGAGTGATTTGCCGGAATTTTTCGACCTGAAGTCCATTTTTATATCAATTCGTGTCATCCAGGGGTGGCAAACTCGGGACATATGCGGAAAATGGATGGCTGCGGGGCTTTAACCGGGTGTCGTTGTTTCCAGATCTCGAGGGATTTCGATCCCGTGAGTCCGGCGAATTAGTGCGCAACACCTGATGGGAAATTCAATGCCTGTTCAGCAGTTGTCGAACCCGCAGATCCACTCATCCTCGCTCAACACCCGACCGGATCGAACCCTGAGCGTATGGGATTCACGTTCGGAATGTCGTTTCGTCGTAGCGCGGGCCCCCGCGGAACCGACTCTGTGGGATGCGTATCTGGAAGGGGCGATAGTCGGCTATCGAAAATACGGTGCCGAAAAGGCACTCGAACTGAGCCGGATACGCGACGGAAGCTCCACGGCCTTGTTCCTCGTCGCCATCGATGCGGGTGAATCGGTCGCCGGCGGATTGCGGATCCACGGCCCCTACCGATCTGCAGATCAGGCCCATGCGGTCACGGAATGGGGAACGGATCCGGGTGCTCCCGCAGTGCGCCGGATGATCGAGGATCGTCTCCCATTCGGTGTCATCGAGGCGAAGGGTGCCTGGGTATCGGACAGCGCACCGAGACGGGGTGAACTGGTGGCAGCGCTCGCCCGTATCGGCACCTTTTCGATGGATCTCCTCGACGTTCAATTCATGCTCGCGACGGCCGCCACCCATGTCTTGACCACCTGGGGATCCTCCGGCGGCGTGGTGGCACAACACATTGCACCCGTGCCATATCCGGATGATCGCTACCAGACGCGGCTGATGTGGTGGGATCGCAATAGGCGTCGGGGCCGCTCCGAATTCATGCAGCTGGCTCAACTGTTGCTCACGACGTCACGATCGAATCCGTCGTCGACCGCGGATTCGGGGGCCCGGAGCGTCGGCAGACAGAATCGGAGCGTTTCGTGAAGGAAAGTTGCGGTGACCACACCGCATTGCTGCTCGACGAGGATCACCTCGCCGCCGAGGTACTCGACAGTCTTCGCCGCGACCCCGAGGTGACCTTCGTCGATAAACTCGATGAGCAAAGGGTTGCTCTGCGTTCGCTCCTACCCACCCCGGATTCGGACGTGCTGGACGAGGCGCCGGTGTGGGCGTACTACCCCTGGCGAAAGACAGCTGTGCGCTTGCTGGGTCCGAACTCGTTCCGGCTGTTGCGACTCGATCGCAACCGGAACAAGATCACCGCGAGCGAACAAGAGCGACTGAGGGATGTGACCGTCGCGATCGTCGGATTGAGTGTGGGTCACGCGGTCGCGTTGGCTCTGACGTTGGAAGGGGCGTGTGGGGCACTGCGACTTGCGGACTTCGACGTTCTCGAGCTGTCCAATCTGAACCGAGTTCCGGGCACGGTATTCGACCTCGGTGTGAACAAGGCGGTCGTGGCGGCCCGTCGTATCGCCGAAATCGATCCGTACGTCGCTGTCACGTTGTGGGAGGAAGGGCTGGGCATCGGCTCGGTGGCCGAATTCCTGAAGGGTGCCGACGTCGTAATCGACGAGTGCGATTCCTTGGACGTCAAGGTGTCCCTGCGACGCGAGGCCCGGCGCATGGGCATACCGGTCCTCATGGCGACCAGCGACAGAGGCCTGCTTGACGTGGAACGATTCGACGATGAGCCGGAGCGTGCGATCTTCCACGGCCTAGTCGGCGATCTCGACATGGAATCGCTCGCCGGACTCGACTCTCGCGACAAGATTCCGCTGATCCTTCAGATTCTCGATGCCGGTCACTTGTCCGCGACGATGGCGGCCTCCCTGGTCGAGGTGAACGAGACGATATCCACCTGGCCCCAACTCGGTGGAGACGTCCTGCTCGGCGGGGCGGAAGTTGCGGCGGCGGTTCGTCGTATCGGGCTCGGACTACCGCTCGCGTCGGGCCGGTGCCGGATGGATCTGGACCAGAACCTCGACTACTTGGCCGATCCGCCGCCGCCGGTCGTACTTCCCGCTCCTTCACAGGCACCCGAGGGACTGGGAAGACAAGCATCGCCGCGCGATGTCGATTCGATCCTGCGTGCTGCGATGCGGGCGCCCTCCGGTGGCAATGCCCAGCCGTGGACGATCATTTCGACGGCGGAGGGAATGAGTCTGTCGGTTGCTCCGGAGTGCACAACGACCATGGACGTGGGCTACCGCGGGAGTTGTGTCGCAGTCGGCGCCGCTCTCCACAACGCACGGATAGCCGCGTCCGCCGCCGGACTGCTCGGTGCCGTGACGGTCCACGATGCGCGGCCGGGGCAGCCGATCGCCACCTTGAAGTTCGGCAGCGGAAACGACCGGGAGTTGACGAGCAGGTACGAGCAGATGCTCGACCGGACCACCAATCGACGACTGGGTGAGCCACGCCGACTGACCGACACCCAGGTGGCCGCCCTCGAGCTGGCCACATCTCGTGAAGGTGCCCGCCTCTGCCTGACGACCGATCGCGAGGACATCGCGGCGATCGGCGCCGTCTTGGCGGAATCGGACCGAATCCGATTCCTCACGCCGACCTTGCACCGGGAGATGGTCGGTGAGTTACGGTGGCCCCCTACCGACTCTGTCGATACGGGCATCGACATTCGCGCGCTCGAGCTTGATCCGGCGGAACTGTCGACCTTGATGTTGCTGCGTCGCCCGGAAGTCATGGAACGCGTGGCCCTGCAGGACGGGGGCTACGCGCTCGGAAGGTTCACGGAGGACCGTGTGGTGTCGAGTTCGGCCATCGCTGTGATCGCGGTTCCGGGCAGCAGCGCTCGCGACTATGTGCGCGGCGGGGCAGCAACTGAGAGTGTGTGGATCGAGGCACAGTCGCTCGGCCTGGCTGTTCATCCGATTTCCCCGGTGTTTCTGTACGCAATGGGAGAAATGGAACTCGACCAACTCTCACCCCGATACGGGTCGTCATTGCTGAGACTGCAGAGGGAACTCCGCGATATCGTCCGGGCGAAGGAAAACGAGTCTCTCGCCCTGGTGCTACGCCTCAGTCATGCTGCGGATCCGTCGGTGCGGAGCGAGCGACGCACCGATCGAGTCCGGAAGCGGACATCGGCATGGTGACGGGAGGGCCTGTGCACAGCGCGAAGCGACAAGAGAAACTCGACACCCTGGTCACGACCGTCGCGTCCCGGCTTACACCCGTCGATGCGGTCTCGTTTGTCCCTGTGGCCACGCGGGTACTGCAAGATCTCGTCGAACATTTCGAGGTCGACACCTGTTTTCTCCGGTTCACCGATCACGATATCGGGGCAACGGTGCTGATCGCGGAGTATCCACCGAGGCCATTCGTTCCCGATCCGGACCCTCTCGGAGTCGTGTACTTCAAGGACGCCGACTCGACGTTCGCTCAGATCGAACACCAGAAGGAGGTGGCCCACTTCCGCCCAGAGGCATCGGGCCCCGACTACAACGAACGGGTGCGTGAGGCGTCGGGCGTGCCGGAGGTATCACTGGCCGCCGTCCCGCTGCTGTCAGGGGAGATCACGACGGGCACGCTCGGATTCATCAAGTTCGGAGACCGCGACTGGACACCGGCGGAACTCGACGTCCTCAAAGCGATCGCAGCCCTGCTGGCACAGGTACAGGCACGCATCGTGGTCGAAGAGCAACTGCGGCACTCAGCCGACCACGATCCGCTCACCGGTCTTTGCAACAGGCGAGCGCTCTATCACCATCTCGATACCCGGTTGAACTCCGCCGAGCCCGGTCCCGTCGCGGTTCTCTTCCTGGATCTGGATCGGCTCAAACCCCTCAACGACTTCTTCGGCCACGGGGCGGGTGACGGTTTCATCTCGACGATCGCGGAGCGCCTGCGGGCGGCGAGTGAGGCCGACGATCTCGTTGCAAGACTCGGTGGCGACGAATTCGTGCTCGTACTGGGCGGCTCCGTCAGCCTCGAAGATGCCGAAGCGCGGGCACGCCACATTCGGGACGTGGTAACCGAGCGCGTTCACCTGGGCCGCGAGGTGGTCAGTCGCAGCGTCAGCATCGGTGTGGCCGCTGGGCGCCCCGGCGAGGCCACCACCAGTTCACTCCTGAGTCAGGCAGACCAAGCCGTCATGGTGGCCAAGACCAAGGGCGGGAACGCGATCACCGTCTTCACCGACGCGATGCAGGAAGAGAGCGAAAAGCGCAACCTGATCGAACTCAGCCTGCGCGCTGCCATCGCAGACGAATCGCTGTTTCTCGAATACCAGCCGGAGATCGATCTTCGGACCGGGCGGATAGTCGGGGTAGAGGCCCTGGTGCGCTGGCGTCACCCGTTGCTCGGATTGCTGCAACCGGCATCGTTCATCGACGTCGCCGAGGCGACCAACGTGGCGGGCGAGCTCGGCCGCTGGGTGATCCGGACAGCATGCCGGCAGTGGGCGCTGTGGCGGACGCAGATGCCCGGTCTCGATCTCGGCCTTCGAGTCAACGTGTCTCCGGGACAACTGGCTGGACTGGACTTCCTCGACGTCGTCGGGAAGTCAGTGAAAGAGTTCGATCTTCGCAAAGGTGCGCTGTGCCTCGAGATCACCGAGAATGCGGTCCTCAGTGATCTGACGTGGACCCGTCAGGCACTCGAAGGACTACACGAGATGGACGTCGAGGTTGCGATCGACGACTTCGGAACGGGTTACAGCTCGCTCAGCCACCTCAAGGCGTTGCCGGTAAGCACCCTGAAGATAGACAAAGGCTTCGTGATGGACCTGGACACCAACCCCGAGGACCGGGCGATCGTCAAGTCCATCGTCGGGCTTGCCGAGTCGTTCGGCCTCGAACTGGTCGCAGAAGGCGTCGAGAACGTCGAGTCTGCGCGGCAACTGCTCGAAATGGGGTGCCATCGTGCACAGGGGTTTCTGTTCAGTCGGCCGGTCTCAGCAGAAAAGATCGGCGAGTTACTGGCCGCCGGATCCATCGAGGTGGGGCTGTAATTGATCGTTCACGGGCAGCGGCGCGCGGCGGGGCGGCAACCCCGATCCACCCCCATGGGATATCGACTAGGCTGGCTCAGTCCGCAACTAGCCGTTCGTCCCGGCCCACGCTGTTCGCCGGCAGTTCGTCATCACTGCTCAGGAGTGTGTCGTTGTCTTCCCCGCTCATCGCTACCGAGCCCTCCGCCGACACGCCGCTAGCAGGTTTGGCGAAGATTGCGCTGGGCGACGGTGTCATCACGCAGGTTGTCGAGGCGCTCGGGCGAGATCACCTCGATGTCGTCGCGCCCCCGTCCGCCCGCCCGTTCGTGGCTGCAGCACTCGCCGAGCGCACACATCTGCTGATGGTCACCGCGACCGGCCGAGAGGCCGACGACCTCACCGCCGAGCTGCAGGAAATGATCGGTGACGGCGTGGCGCAGTTCCCCTCCTGGGAGACGCTCCCGCACGAGCGGTTGTCCCCGAGTGCCGACACGGTCGGCCGTCGTATGGAGGTACTCCGCAGGCTCGCGCGGCCCGACGACCCGGCCTACGGGGCGCCGCTGCGTGTCATCGTCACCACGGTCCGGTCGCTCGTGCAGCCCATGGCGCCTGGCCTCGGTGAGATCGAACCCATCACCCTGCGCGAAGGTACTGAACACGACTTCGACGGGTTGATCCAGCGGCTCGTCGACATGGCGTACACCCGCGTCGACATGGTGGGCAAGCGCGGCGAGTTCGCGGTCCGCGGAGGCATTCTGGACTTCTTCTCACCCACCGCCGACCACCCGGTCCGCGTCGAATTCTGGGGCGACGAAGTCACCGAACTACGCGCTTTCTCGGTGGCCGACCAGCGATCGCTGCCCGAACTCGAAATCGGGTCCGTAGTCGCGCCGCCTTGCCGCGAACTCCTCCTCACCGAGGACGTCCGGGCCCGCGCTGCTCAACTCGCCGTTGACAACCAGGCTGACGCCGCGCTCGTCGAGATGCTCGACAAGGTGTCAGGCGGCATCCCGGTAGAGGGGATGGAGGCGTTGCTACCGGTGCTGCGGCCCGGCCAACTGCAACTGCTCACCGATGTGCTGCCCGATGGCGCACACATCCTCCTGTGCGATCCGGAGAAGATCCGGACTCGGGCCACCGACCTCGTCCGAACGGGCCAAGAATTCCTCGAAGCGTCATGGACGGCGGCCTCGATCGGTGGTGCCGCCCCGCTCGACACCTCGGTACTGGCGGGAGGCGGTATCGATCTCGGCGCCTCCGCTTACCGCTCGCTTCGCCAGGTCCGAGAATCTGCGGAGGCCGCCGGACTTGCATGGTGGAATCTCAGTCCGCTCGCCTCGGGCAGCGGCGAGGAACTGGAGCTGGCGGTCACCCCGGCGCCGCAGGTGCGAGGCTCCGATGACCTTCTGGCGGAACTATTCGTGAACTTGCGGGCCCATGTGACCACCGGCGGGCGTGCCGTCGTCGTGGTCGCAGGTTCCGGCACCGCGCATCGCGTGCTCGAGCGGCTTCACGAGGCGGAAGTGCCTGCGACGGAACTCGCACCCGGGTCGGAACCTGTGCGCGGCCAGGTCGGCGTGTTGAGGGGTTCGCTTCACGACGGACTCGTGTTGCCCGGCGATGACGCGACCCCGGGTCTGGTCATCGTCACGGAGACGGATCTCACCGGCAATCGGGTGGCCGCGGTCGGCGACGGCAAGAGGCTGCCGGCGAAGCGCCGCAACCAGGTGGACCCCCTTGCGCTGACGGCTGGCGACATGGTGGTGCACGACCAGCACGGAATCGGACGATTCGTCGAAATGGTCGAGCGGACCATCGGTGGCGCGCGCCGCGAATATCTCGTGATCGAGTATGCCGCCAGCAAGCGGGGACATCCGGGTGACCGCCTGTTTGTTCCGATGGAGTCTCTCGATCAACTCTCGCGGTATGTCGGCGGCGAACTTCCCGCCCTCAGCAAGCTCGGTGGGTCTGACTGGGCGAATACCAAACGCAAGGCGCGCAAGGCGGTTCGCGAGATCGCCGGTGAACTCGTGCAGTTGTACGCGGCGCGGCAGGCGGCACCCGGTCACGCCTTCGGCCCCGACACGCCATGGCAGAAGGAGATGGAGGATGCCTTCGCGTTCACGGAGACACACGATCAGCTGACCGTGATCAGTGAGGTCAAGGCTGACATGGAGAAGGCTGTGCCGATGGACCGCGTCGTCATCGGCGACGTCGGCTACGGCAAGACCGAGATCGCGGTGCGGGCAGCGTTCAAGGCTGTGCAGGACGGCAAGCAGGTGGCGGTTCTGGTACCGACAACGCTCCTCGCGCAACAGCACCTGCAAACGTTCACCGAACGCATGGCAGCGTTCCCGATCACGGTTCGCGGGCTGTCCCGTTTCACGCATACGGCCGAGGCCAAGGAGATAATCGACGGGATGGCCGACGGCGAAGTCGACGTGGTGATCGGCACGCACCGCCTACTGCAGACCGCGGTTCGCTGGAAAGATCTCGGACTCGTGATCGTCGACGAAGAGCAGCGCTTCGGCGTCGAGCACAAGGAGCACATCAAGGCGCTCCGCACCCATGTGGACGTTCTGACCATGTCAGCAACTCCGATTCCGCGAACCCTCGAGATGAGCATGGCGGGAATCCGAGAAATGTCGACGATTCTGACGCCGCCGGAGGAGCGGCACCCGATCCTCACCTACGTCGGTGCGTACGCCGACAAGCAGGTGGCCGCGGCCATTCGGCGCGAGCTGCTGCGTGACGGGCAGGTCTTCTACGTCCACAACCGAGTCAGCTCGATCGACAAGGCGGCCCAACGCATTCGTGATCTCGTACCCGAAGCGCGGGTGGTGGTGGCGCACGGCCAGATGAACGAGGACACCCTCGAGCGGACCGTGCAGGGATTCTGGGAACGCGACTACGACGTGCTGGTGTGTACCACCATCGTCGAAACGGGTCTGGACATCTCGAACGCCAACACCCTCATCGTTGAGCGTGCGGACTCTCTTGGGCTCTCGCAGTTGCACCAGCTGCGTGGTCGAGTCGGGCGTAGCCGCGAGCGCGGGTACGCGTACTTCCTCTACCCGCCGGAGATTCCGCTCACCGAAACTGCCTACGATCGCCTCGCAACCATCTCGCAGAACTCCGACCTCGGTGCTGGTATGGCCGTCGCGATGAAGGATCTCGAGATCCGTGGAGCCGGAAACGTATTAGGGGCCGAGCAGTCCGGCCACGTGGCCGGTGTCGGGTTCGACCTGTACGTCAGGTTGGTCGGGGAGGCAGTCGAGGCGTTTCGTGCGGCAGCAGACGGCAAACCTATCGATGCCACCGAGACTCCTCGGGAAGTCCGCATCGACTTGCCCGTCGATGCGCACATTCCTCCCAACTACGTCACCAGCGACCGATTGAGACTCGAAGGCTACCGCAAGCTCGCGGCGGCAGGGGTGCTCGACGAAATCGCTGCGGTGGTAGAGGAACTGGTCGATCGGTACGGCCCGCTGCCCGAAGAGTTGCGACGACTGGTGTCCATAGCGAAGCTGAGGCTGCTGTGTCGCGAGTACGGCATCGAGGAAGTCGCGGTCGTGGGCACACAGTTGAAGATCTCCCCGATGGCGTTGCCGGATTCGAAGCAGTTGCGTCTCAAGCGGATCTATCCGAGCGCCCGGTACCGTGCCACCACAGGCATGGTGCAGTTGCCGCTGCCCAGGGCAGGTTCGGGCGGAGTGGGTGCAGATCGGGTGCGCGATCTGGAATTGGTGCAGTACATCGCGGACCTCTTGCTTGCACTGGACGGCAAAGCCGCTGGTTCCGTGGTGATGGAGGCCTGACTTATGACGGTAGTTCTGCTCGATCCCATGCGCCCGACGATGCTCCCGATGGAGGCCGTCGGGTTGGTCGGCGACGGTGTGGAGTTCACCGCAGAAGTACCCGAGCAAGTTCGACAGCTATTGACGCTTGCACCCGGAGCGGACGTTCTGGTCACGACGGATTCCAACCACCCCGCCGTCCGTGCACGGGTGGCGGCGGGGGACCGGGTTGTGGAACCACCGAAGGTTCCGGGTGACAACCTCGTCGAGGCCGCCGAGGTGATGGACCGATTGTGGGGCTACGGGGCGTGGGAGGCCACGCAGACACACCGCACCCTGTCGCACTACCTCGTAGAGGAAACGTATGAAGTGCTCGACGCCATCGAATCCGACGATTCCGATGGCCTCCGGGAAGAGCTGGGTGACCTGCTGCTGCAGGTACTGTTCCATTCGCGTATCGCGGCGGCGGCAGACGCCTTCGACGTCGACGATGTGGCTGGGGCCCTTGTAGCGAAGCTTGCGCACCGCAGTCCCCACCTCGGTAGAGATGTCGTCGGGCCGATCGACATCGCCGAGCAGGAGCGGGCGTGGGAGATCCGGAAGGTCTCAGAGAAGGCGCGGAGTTCGTGTCTGGACGGTATCGCATCGAGTCAGCCTGCCGCGTCTCTCGCGGCCAAGGTGGTCGCTCGCGCGAGCAAGGCCGGGCTCCCGCCGGAACTGGTGCCGGCCGAACTCGAGGCAGGAATGGTCGCCGAGGCGGAGGCCGAGACCGCCCTGCGCGCCACCACCCAGATGTTCATCGAGCGCATAAGGAGAGCCGAGAACTCGGCTCGCGCGCAAGGTAAATCCGTTCTCCGAGAGGAAGACTGGACCGACCATTGGCCTTCGTGAGGCTTGCGAGATTGAGCAGAGGGCAGGATCCAAAAGGATCCGCGGACCTACTGTGCGCGTCGCAATGGTTCGGGCGGGTGCGAAACGGACAGAGTGGGTGCGGATCGGCCGGCGATCTCGAACGCGCGCCGAATCCGTGCGACAACACTGGTCGGGTCGTCCAGGTGCTTCCACGTCCATCGGGCGACGGCAGCGCCGGTCGCGCGCAACTCGTCCTCACGTCGCTTCTCGTTCCGTACGGCCTCCGACTCGGTGAGAGTGGAGTTCATCGCGTATTTGCCCATGCCATCGAACTCCCCGACGACTCCACGCTCGCGCCACAGAAAGTCCACCCTGCCGATCGGCCGCCCGTCGAGGCTGTGCACGATCCGCTGGAGTTCGGGTCTTGGCATGCCCGAGCGATGGAGGAGAACCCGACTGCGCGATTCGCCGACGCTTTCGCTGAGCCCGTCCATGAACGAGACGGCCCGCTCGGCTCGGCGCGCACCGGTACGGTGGTGCGCCCTGGCGACTGCTTCCGCCAACTCTCGGCGGTCGGTGAACCCGAGACGGAGCGCATGATCTCCGGAAACCACGGCCTGCTCGAACGGAACGGTACGTGCGAAGTCGACAATGGACCGAGCCACTGTCGTGACGGTGATTCCGTCGATTACGGTCACCTCATCCGGATCGAACGGGGCCGCGTGTAGGTGGCGACGCCGACTCTTCTTGCCACCACGGTTGCGGTTGACCGTGAGATGGACCAGCGCGAGGGGAACGTTCCAGAGTTCGATTCCGTGCAGGGCCAGCGCGGAGGCGTGACTGACCGCTGTGTCAGAAAGTGAGGCCAAGGCCGTGGCCTGCGCCAGAACACGGTGTTGCCCTAATGTGTCGAGTTGGGTGAAGTCGTCTTTGCGCAGGTACGCGCCCCGTCGGACGGGTACCAGGGCACCGCACGTCCGAGAGCGGTGCAGTTCGCCGTCCGTATAGCCGTGTGCCAGCATAGTGCGGCGCCATATGAGCCCTGCAGGTTCCGAATCCATGAAGTCAGCGTGCACGGGCGGCGCCTTCTTCGGGGGCTCGATAGTGCAGTCTGTGGATAATCCGCGCGATCTGCGGACCCTGTGTGCTCGTCGCACCGGGTCCAATGGGTGCGACGAGCACATACGCGGTGCGGATTAGCGTCCGGACCTTTCGTGTGGATGATGGAGCGGTGCCTCGATGCCCCTCCCGTCCGATCCGACGTTCCCGACGACTGGGGTCGCTGTCGGCTTACCTCTCTGGAGCCGTAGTCATGGTTCTCGCCTTCGGTGCGTGCTCGCTGGAGCGGCAGCCGCGGATCGTGGTGCCCGACGGGATCCCACCCGGGAGGGGTGTCGCAATCCCGCCGATCGACATCAACGCGCCGGGGCGATCAGCTGAGCAATTGCGGGATTGGGCGGCTGGCTTTGCGGATTCGATCGGCATCGGAACTACTGCTCTCGAGGCATACGGCTACGCCGCGGCGGTGATGGCGGAAGTGAGGCCGGAATGCGGGATCGGGTGGACTACGATCGCCGGAATCGGCAGTGTCGAAAGCAACCACGGCACCTACGGCGGATCGCGAGTCGCGGCTGACGGGCAGGTGACACCGGAGATTCGGGGCATACCTCTCGACGGAAGACCGGGTGTAGCGGAGATTCCCGACACCGACGGTGCGGCGATGGACGGCGACGCGGAGTACGACCGCGCGATGGGTCCGCTCCAGTTCATTCCGGAGACTTGGCAGCGGTGGGGTGTCGATGCAAATGGTGACGGTGTGGCCGACCCGGACAACATCGACGACGCTTCGCTGACCGCAGCCCTGTATCTGTGTGCCCGCGGTGGCGACTTGACGACGCCGGAAGGGTGGCAGACGGCCCTGCTGGCCTACAACCAGTCGGTCGAGTATCTCTCGCTGGTCCGCGATCGGGCCTCGGCGTATTCCGTGGGTGTTCGTCCGTAGTTCACCACGCCACACGCCCTGGGCGGGGCGTGCCATACCGCGGCGGTTTTACTCGTGCGGCTACGCTGTTTGAAGGCACGATCTGGTGTCCTGGCACTATCGGACCGGTCAGTGCGAAGCCCATAAAAGGAGAATCAGCCAGTGTCCATCATTGAGCAGGTCGGAGCGCGCGAGATCCTGGACTCCCGTGGTAACCCAACCGTCGAGGTCGAGGTTGCGCTGGACGACAACAGTTTCTCTCGTGCTGCGGTTCCGTCGGGTGCATCGACAGGTGAGCACGAGGCCGTCGAACTGCGTGACGGTGGTGACCGCTACAACGGCAAGGGTGTCGAGAAGGCAGTCAACGCCGTCTTGGATGAGATAGCTCCGGCGATCATCGGTATCGACGCCACGGAACAGCGCACCGTAGACCAAGCGCTGCTCGACGCCGACGGTACTCCGGACAAATCGCGTCTCGGCGCCAACGCGCTGCTCGGGGTGTCGCTGGCCGTCGCACGCGCAGCCGCGGCGTCGTCCGAACTCGACCTCTTCCGCTACATCGGCGGTCCCAACGCGCACGTGCTGCCCGTCCCGATGATGAACATCCTCAATGGTGGCGCGCATGCCGACACAGGCGTCGACGTCCAAGAGTTCATGGTCGCCCCGATCGGTGCCATCACGTTCAAGGAGTCGCTGCGCTGGGGTGCGGAGGTCTACCACGCCCTCAAGTCGGTGCTGAAAGAGAAGGGCCTGGCCACCGGGCTCGGCGACGAAGGCGGCTTCGCTCCGGATGTCGCAGGTACGAGGGAAGCACTCGACCTGATCAGTGTCGCCATCGGCAAGACCGGCCTGACCCTGGGAACAGATGTGGCGCTGGCACTGGACGTCGCAGCTACCGAGTTCCATACCAAGGGCGCCGGCTACAAGTTCGAAGGTACGAATCGAACCGCCGCGCAGATGGCGGATTTCTATTCTGAACTGATCGATGCGTACCCGCTCGTGTCCATCGAGGACCCGCTCGACGAGGATGACTGGGAGGGCTGGGTCACCCTGACCGATCAGATCGGTAGCAAGATCCAACTCGTCGGTGACGACCTTTTCGTCACCAACCCCGAGCGTCTGGAGGAGGGCATCGTCAAGGGTGCCGCCAACGCGCTGTTGGTGAAGGTCAACCAGATCGGCACTCTCACCGAGACTCTCGACGCCGTCGATCTCGCACACCGCAATGGCTACAAGACCATGATGAGCCACCGCTCGGGCGAGACCGAAGACACCACCATCGCCGACCTCGCGGTGGCGGTGGGTAGTGGGCAGATCAAGACGGGTGCGCCGGCGCGCAGCGAGCGTGTCGCGAAGTACAACCAGCTTCTGCGTATCGAGGAGAACCTGGGCGACGCCGCCCGCTATGCAGGTGAAGTCGCCTTCCCGCGGTTCGCGTTCGAAGGCTGACGGTCGACGTAAGGGGTGTGGGGGTAGGTGGCACAGCGCGGTAGGCCGCGGCCGTCAGGGGCCAGCCCGGGTGGCCGTGGGTCCGGGCGTGGCGAGCGGGCTCGTGGACGTCGTGCCGACAAGGCTCCCGGTAGCCGCCGATCCCGCACCACGAAGTCGACT
It encodes:
- a CDS encoding Rv1355c family protein, yielding MKESCGDHTALLLDEDHLAAEVLDSLRRDPEVTFVDKLDEQRVALRSLLPTPDSDVLDEAPVWAYYPWRKTAVRLLGPNSFRLLRLDRNRNKITASEQERLRDVTVAIVGLSVGHAVALALTLEGACGALRLADFDVLELSNLNRVPGTVFDLGVNKAVVAARRIAEIDPYVAVTLWEEGLGIGSVAEFLKGADVVIDECDSLDVKVSLRREARRMGIPVLMATSDRGLLDVERFDDEPERAIFHGLVGDLDMESLAGLDSRDKIPLILQILDAGHLSATMAASLVEVNETISTWPQLGGDVLLGGAEVAAAVRRIGLGLPLASGRCRMDLDQNLDYLADPPPPVVLPAPSQAPEGLGRQASPRDVDSILRAAMRAPSGGNAQPWTIISTAEGMSLSVAPECTTTMDVGYRGSCVAVGAALHNARIAASAAGLLGAVTVHDARPGQPIATLKFGSGNDRELTSRYEQMLDRTTNRRLGEPRRLTDTQVAALELATSREGARLCLTTDREDIAAIGAVLAESDRIRFLTPTLHREMVGELRWPPTDSVDTGIDIRALELDPAELSTLMLLRRPEVMERVALQDGGYALGRFTEDRVVSSSAIAVIAVPGSSARDYVRGGAATESVWIEAQSLGLAVHPISPVFLYAMGEMELDQLSPRYGSSLLRLQRELRDIVRAKENESLALVLRLSHAADPSVRSERRTDRVRKRTSAW
- a CDS encoding putative bifunctional diguanylate cyclase/phosphodiesterase, producing the protein MHSAKRQEKLDTLVTTVASRLTPVDAVSFVPVATRVLQDLVEHFEVDTCFLRFTDHDIGATVLIAEYPPRPFVPDPDPLGVVYFKDADSTFAQIEHQKEVAHFRPEASGPDYNERVREASGVPEVSLAAVPLLSGEITTGTLGFIKFGDRDWTPAELDVLKAIAALLAQVQARIVVEEQLRHSADHDPLTGLCNRRALYHHLDTRLNSAEPGPVAVLFLDLDRLKPLNDFFGHGAGDGFISTIAERLRAASEADDLVARLGGDEFVLVLGGSVSLEDAEARARHIRDVVTERVHLGREVVSRSVSIGVAAGRPGEATTSSLLSQADQAVMVAKTKGGNAITVFTDAMQEESEKRNLIELSLRAAIADESLFLEYQPEIDLRTGRIVGVEALVRWRHPLLGLLQPASFIDVAEATNVAGELGRWVIRTACRQWALWRTQMPGLDLGLRVNVSPGQLAGLDFLDVVGKSVKEFDLRKGALCLEITENAVLSDLTWTRQALEGLHEMDVEVAIDDFGTGYSSLSHLKALPVSTLKIDKGFVMDLDTNPEDRAIVKSIVGLAESFGLELVAEGVENVESARQLLEMGCHRAQGFLFSRPVSAEKIGELLAAGSIEVGL